A genomic stretch from Malus domestica chromosome 15, GDT2T_hap1 includes:
- the LOC103400324 gene encoding reticulon-like protein B21, with protein MDVGRRKSGVVAGSVWESRMKVDQVKGGVKVFNGDQDNAEETSTNGVTAATRTRLKRAPAGGGGAASSGKRKTWKSETFEGSEKSPIQISKGKTESVKNSDEQCKELSVSVDGIRKSPAQLRRLRSEGTKEIGVSAEKNERSPIGIRKPRRELLKSSSDLGEGAERNSIQLRKVKSESSRGIDDPSGSAIQSEKPKSEPNKASDESDKEMESVESESSRGIDDASGSAIQSEKAKLEPNKASDEIDKEIESVDVSVKEIEENPVENSEIGDDGSDENCKEFGVCEEMVVKSSGGSNAGVLKSDDDRKAKEDNDGDDGGDESEEEVDEEIEVEIEKKSVDIKEVNAAPEEKPTAKIVKEEAKVVKVNEVKKPAGPVRTGSGPALLQLERREVKKLLQKPPESISLNLKKSPAPVIKRATVFPKVPKYNYTSFSASKERHSSFPETHSRLQSLVDLIMWKDISRSVFVFGIGTFVILSSSYTKDINISFISVISYLGLLYLAAIFLFKSIICRGVLEVDNTNYVVGEQEAIWLLRLVLPYLNEFLLKLKALFSGDPATTIKLAVLLFVLARCGSSITIWTMCKVGFFGVFTLPKLCSLYSAQMTVYAKFWVRRFRDAWESCTHKKPLTIAIFLLVWNLSSVVARIWAAFILLVAFRYYQQKLVAEEWAEESDDAAAGGGGGGAQETWEQEGGQRQGHVDITKEKKGF; from the exons ATGGACGTGGGAAGAAGGAAGAGCGGTGTGGTTGCAGGCTCAGTGTGGGAGAGCAGAATGAAGGTTGATCAAGTTAAAGGCGGGGTTAAGGTCTTCAATGGCGATCAGGACAATGCAGAAGAGACTAGTACTAATGGGGTTACTGCCGCAACTCGCACGAGGTTGAAGAGAGCTCCAGCTGGCGGCGGCGGTGCGGCGAGTTCTGGCAAGAGAAAGACCTGGAAATCTGAGACCTTTGAAGGTTCGGAGAAGAGCCCGATTCAGATTTCGAAAGGGAAAACAGAGTCCGTGAAGAATTCGGATGAACAGTGCAAGGAGCTGAGCGTCTCTGTCGATGGAATCAGGAAGAGCCCAGCTCAGCTGAGGAGGCTTAGATCTGAGGGAACCAAAGAGATTGGTGTTTCTGctgagaaaaatgagagaagcCCAATTGGGATTAGGAAGCCGAGACGTGAATTACTGAAAAGTTCTAGTGATTTGGGTGAGGGAGCTGAGAGGAATTCGATTCAGCTGAGGAAGGTGAAATCGGAGTCGAGCAGGGGAATTGATGACCCTTCAGGGAGTGCAATTCAATCGGAAAAGCCGAAATCGGAGCCGAATAAGGCCTCCGATGAATCTGATAAGGAAATGGAATCGGTTGAATCGGAGTCGAGCAGGGGAATTGATGACGCTTCAGGGAGTGCAATTCAATCGGAAAAGGCGAAATTGGAGCCGAATAAGGCCTCCGATGAAATTGATAAGGAAATCGAATCGGTTGATGTGTCTGTTAAGGAGATTGAGGAGAACCCAGTTGAGAATTCTGAGATTGGAGACGATGGATCTGATGAGAATTGTAAGGAGTTCGGTGTGTGTGAAGAAATGGTCGTGAAATCGAGCGGTGGGAGCAATGCCGGTGTGCTCAAATCTGATGATGATCGTAAAGCGAAAGAGGACAATGACGGAGATGACGGCGGAGATGAATCCGAGGAGGAGGTGGACGAGGAAATTGAGGTTGAAATCGAAAAGAAGAGTGTTGACATCAAGGAAGTCAATGCAGCACCAGAAGAGAAACCAACGGCCAAGATTGTGAAAGAAGAAGCGAAGGTGGTGAAAGTCAATGAGGTGAAGAAGCCGGCCGGTCCGGTCAGAACTGGGTCCGGTCCGGCGCTTCTCCAACTTGAGCGCAGAGAAGTGAAAAAGCTTCTTCAGAAGCCGCCGGAATCCATTTCCTTGAACTTGAAGAAATCACCAGCTCCTGTTATAAAACGGGCAACTGTTTTTCCAAAGGTCCCCAAATATAATTACACTTCAT TTTCAGCTTCAAAAGAGCGCCACAGCAGCTTCCCAGAAACACACAGCAGATTGCAAAGTCTAG TGGATTTGATAATGTGGAAAGATATATCAAGATCAGTTTTTGTGTTTGGAATTGGAACATTTGTGATACTATCATCCTCCTACACAAAGGATATTAACATCAG CTTTATTTCTGTAATATCCTATCTTGGGCTTCTTTATCTAGCTGCCATCTTCCTCTTTAAGTCCATTATTTGCAG GGGAGTTTTAGAAGTAGATAATACAAATTATGTAGTGGGTGAGCAAGAAGCAATTTGGTTGCTAAGACTGGTTCTGCCTTACTTGAATGAGTTCCTGCTGAAGCTCAAAGCTTTGTTCTCTGGTGATCCTGCCACCACAATTAag TTGGCAGTGCTGCTCTTTGTTTTGGCCAGGTGTGGCAGCTCCATTACCATTTGGACCATGTGCAAAGTGG GCTTTTTCGGAGTTTTCACCCTACCCAAACTCTGCTCTTTGTATTCTGCCCAGATGACCGTCTACG CTAAATTTTGGGTTCGGCGATTTCGGGATGCATGGGAGTCATGCACTCACAAGAAACCATTGACCATTGCCATTTTTCTACTGGTTTGGAACCTCTCTTCTGTCGTCGCTCGAATTTGGGCAG CGTTTATATTGCTCGTGGCCTTCCGGTACTATCAGCAGAAACTGGTGGCGGAGGAGTGGGCGGAAGAATCAGATGATGCCGCtgcaggaggaggaggaggaggagctcAGGAAACCTGGGAACAAGAAGGAGGACAAAGACAAGGGCATGTGGATATtaccaaagaaaagaaaggattcTAG